The sequence ACGCCGACCACGTAGCAAAAAAAGCCCAGCCCGAAAACGCCAAACACGATACTGGGCACGCCAGCCAGGTTGTTGATCGCAATCCGCAGCAGACTTACCATCACTCCGCTATGGGCGTACTCACGCAGGTAAAGCGCCGCCAGAACGCCGAAGGGGACCACGGCGATCGACATCAGCAGAGTCATTGCCACGGTGCCCCAGATGGCCGGGAAGACGCCCCCCTCGCTGTTGGCCTCGCGGGGATCGTCGGCCAGGAACTCGCCCCAGCGCGACAAGTAAACGCCCAGCTTCCCAGACCAACTGGCACGGTTCGGCGTGTAAGCTCGCACGATCTGTTCCAGCGGCAGAATCTTTTCCGTGCCGTCGGCCGTAACGAACCGCATTTGATAGCGGGCGTTCTCGGCGTCGAGCGCCGCGATCTGCGCGGTGATGCGCTGGTTCTCAGCAGCTTCCCATTCGGTGGAGCGTGCTTGTTCCTCTTCGGCCGCGCGATACTGGGAAGAGTCTTTGCCATGCGCCACTCGCGCCGCGACGACCGCCAGCCGCCCAGCGTTCTTGTGTCGATTCACCGCGCCCAACTCGTGCTTGGCCAGGGCCACACGCTCGCGATGCCGTTGCAGAACCGCCGGATGGAACTCGTGAAAGCTTTGCCACGACTCTTCCGGCGAAGTGGCCACTTCGCGACCGTCTACCAATACTGCTTGCGGGGTGCCATAAAAGCGGCCCCAGGTCAAACGCTCGACGGCGACGGCCCAGGCTGGCGTCGTCTCGTTGGTAACGAGCGCCTCGTCGATCCAGCGAAAGTGCGTTGCCGTCAAATCATAATTGCCGGTGCGCACCAAGCGCCGCGCCGCCAGGCCGTCGGTCTTGTCGATCTCGGCACGAATCCGCGCGGCGCTATCCGCTGGCATTTCGGCCAACGATTGCTCGCTGGGACGGTAGAACTCGTGCGAGGCGATTTCGCCCATCAACACCTGACCGTCGGCCGTGTGCAATTGCACGACCGGCGCCGGCCAAAATGTCGACAACCCTCGTCCCAGCACTAGTATTAGCAACCCAGCGATCATAGCCAGCGCCACGGCCAGCGCCCCGCCGGTCAGCCAGATCATCGGTTCGCCATTGGCCAGCAGTGTGCTGCCAGAGCGGACGCGGCGCGGTCGGGCCGATGTTGCCGGAGCGGGCAACGAGCTGGGGGCGTCGGGCAAAGTGAGCTTAGAGCTCATAGGCCCTCCGACGAAACCGCAGCCTGACCGCTTCGGCCACAGTGTTGACCAGAAACGTAATCGCGAACAATGCCAACGCCGCCACGAACAACGTGCGGTAATGGGCGCTGCCTTGCACCGCCTCGGGCAGTTCCGTGGCGATGCTGGCCGACAAAGTTTGAAATCCGTTGAAGATATTCCAGTCCATGATGGGCGTGTTGCCGGCAGCCATTAGCACGATCATCGTTTCGCCGACGGCGCGGCCCAATCCGATCATGACCGCCGAAAACAAACCGCTCATCGCGGTCGGTACAATCACGCGCACGGCGGTTTGCCAAGGCGTGGCACCCGCGCCCAGCGATGCCGAGCGCAAATGCCCCGGCACGGTCGACAGGGCATCGTCGGCGATCGTGTAGATGATCGGAATGATCGCGAACCCCATTACGAAGCCCACCACCAGCGCATTGCGTTGCACATACGTGTTCAGCAGGAATCCGCGCGGGTCCAGATCCAGCGAATCGAGCACCAGGGCCACCGCCACCGCGCCGGCTACAGTGACAGAGACAGCGGCCAAAAACTTCAGCAGTTCGACGATCGCCCGCTTGCCCCGACTGGCGCCGCGCAAAGCATTCCGCAGCGTCGGGTTTACGCGCCGCGTCAGCAGTAGCGCCGTGGCGAGTGCCGAGAGGGGCAGGAACATGATCATCCACCCACCCGTGCCGCTGCCGGACTGGCCGTCGAGCCAGGATCGCAAGTCGCTGCCAAACAGGGCGCGCTCAACGAGCGGTCCCACCCGCGCGGACAATAGCACTCCAACCGGCAAGGTGGCGCAGATAAATGCGAACCGCCACCGCGCGAGCAATAATCCCCACCGCGCTGGCAAAAGCTGCCACAGGTGAGCCGCTAACAAGTACGTGAGCGGAATCATGAACACGCCGGCCAGCACCGCGGGAATCACCCCTTCGACAAAAGGAGCGATCACTAGCGCCGCCACGAAGCCCAACACCACGCTCGGCAGACTGGCCATCATTTCGATAGCAGGCTTGATGCGCGCCTTGGCGCGGGCGTGCAAGAACTCACTGGTGTAGATAGCGGAAAGTAGCGCCAGCGGCACGGCAAACAGCAGCGAATAAACCGTGGCCTTGATCGTGCCAAACACCAGCGGCAGCATGCCCAATTTCGGCTCGAAATCGTCCCCTCCGCCGGAAGACTGCCACACATTTTTCGGCTCGTCGTATCCTTCGTACCACACGGCCTGAAACAGCGCCGCCGCCGAGACCTCGGGGAAACCGGCCGCCAACGGCCATTCCAGCAACGCCTGGGACGAAACGCCGATAATGCCGTCTCCCTTGGGCGATAGTGCCACCAGCCGCAGGGGTTGTGCATCGCCGGCCGATGTTTCGACCAGCGGGCGCTCGCTTGTTACGTGAAAGACACGCAAGCCGCCGTCCGCGTAACCTACGGCCAACAGCCGGGCACGCGCCGAAGAAGCCAGCGAGGAAACGGCCGCTCCGGCGCCC comes from Pirellulales bacterium and encodes:
- the pstA gene encoding phosphate ABC transporter permease PstA; this encodes MSSKLTLPDAPSSLPAPATSARPRRVRSGSTLLANGEPMIWLTGGALAVALAMIAGLLILVLGRGLSTFWPAPVVQLHTADGQVLMGEIASHEFYRPSEQSLAEMPADSAARIRAEIDKTDGLAARRLVRTGNYDLTATHFRWIDEALVTNETTPAWAVAVERLTWGRFYGTPQAVLVDGREVATSPEESWQSFHEFHPAVLQRHRERVALAKHELGAVNRHKNAGRLAVVAARVAHGKDSSQYRAAEEEQARSTEWEAAENQRITAQIAALDAENARYQMRFVTADGTEKILPLEQIVRAYTPNRASWSGKLGVYLSRWGEFLADDPREANSEGGVFPAIWGTVAMTLLMSIAVVPFGVLAALYLREYAHSGVMVSLLRIAINNLAGVPSIVFGVFGLGFFCYVVGVQVDQLLFSTSLAENTPTFGTGGIFWAALTLALLTLPVVIVTTEEALAAVPGSMREGSYACGASKWQTIWRIVLPRALPGIMTGMILAIARGAGEVAPLMLVGAMKSAPELPIDGVFPFVHPQRSFMHLGFHLYDLGFHSQNSEAARPMVFTTALLLIVIIAVLNITAVRLRNRLRKRFGVSHA
- a CDS encoding ABC transporter permease subunit, with amino-acid sequence MSTAKTFTGRQRHRGTRRSVRIVDRLARGLIAVGGIGTVVAVSTVCIFLVWVVVPLFLPASVGSARRVEVAPSVTTCLHTEADDYRSLGWAMDSDGQLQSYRLDTGEVIAERALFPDAAPTAWNFGVAGREAVCGFADGSVRTIKLGFSTTFPAQADLPNELHDLTAGKSATHAGGLLARTKQGQLRLQTVRANVSDAIVPVGGATVTRVDCTSRPTGRVCCLLSDDGQLTVHAVRRRQSLQRESSESSVVSAAVPYTPDADRGPPRYLMLAGQADNLYLIWNDGHLLRYDLRDLAKPRLAEELDLLAEPDQTITAVQFLSGKTTLAVGDTLGRVRAWFPTKPADARTPDGTTLVQAHELPGAGAAVSSLASSARARLLAVGYADGGLRVFHVTSERPLVETSAGDAQPLRLVALSPKGDGIIGVSSQALLEWPLAAGFPEVSAAALFQAVWYEGYDEPKNVWQSSGGGDDFEPKLGMLPLVFGTIKATVYSLLFAVPLALLSAIYTSEFLHARAKARIKPAIEMMASLPSVVLGFVAALVIAPFVEGVIPAVLAGVFMIPLTYLLAAHLWQLLPARWGLLLARWRFAFICATLPVGVLLSARVGPLVERALFGSDLRSWLDGQSGSGTGGWMIMFLPLSALATALLLTRRVNPTLRNALRGASRGKRAIVELLKFLAAVSVTVAGAVAVALVLDSLDLDPRGFLLNTYVQRNALVVGFVMGFAIIPIIYTIADDALSTVPGHLRSASLGAGATPWQTAVRVIVPTAMSGLFSAVMIGLGRAVGETMIVLMAAGNTPIMDWNIFNGFQTLSASIATELPEAVQGSAHYRTLFVAALALFAITFLVNTVAEAVRLRFRRRAYEL